The Desulfomicrobium orale DSM 12838 genome includes a window with the following:
- a CDS encoding TIGR00282 family metallophosphoesterase gives MRILFLGDIVGKSGRQMVRHHLPRLRHELGLDAVLANAENASRGLGLSAASARELRQAGIDVLTSGNHIWKFPDICAVLDAEPWLLRPANYPPSAPGRGFGVFSPGPDIPPLAVMNLQGRVFMEPIDCPFAAAERLLELVPPDAVLVVDMHAEATSEKRALAHMLRGRAHVVLGTHTHVQTSDARILDGVTGFMTDLGMCGPVDSCLGMDSDAILRKFRTGRPERFELASGPCALHGALVDVDQGRCRSIAAWSFEG, from the coding sequence ATGCGGATTCTCTTTCTGGGCGATATTGTCGGCAAATCCGGGCGGCAGATGGTCCGCCACCATCTGCCGCGTTTGCGTCATGAACTGGGTCTGGATGCCGTTCTGGCCAACGCGGAGAATGCCTCGCGCGGCCTGGGACTTTCGGCGGCGAGCGCCCGAGAACTGCGCCAAGCTGGAATCGATGTGCTGACTTCGGGCAATCATATCTGGAAATTCCCGGATATCTGCGCCGTGCTGGATGCGGAGCCCTGGCTTCTGCGTCCGGCCAACTATCCGCCGTCTGCGCCGGGTAGGGGATTTGGAGTGTTTTCTCCGGGGCCGGACATTCCGCCCTTGGCGGTCATGAACCTCCAGGGCCGGGTGTTCATGGAGCCCATCGACTGTCCTTTCGCCGCGGCGGAGCGGCTGCTGGAACTGGTGCCGCCGGACGCGGTCCTGGTCGTGGATATGCATGCTGAGGCCACGTCGGAGAAAAGGGCGCTGGCCCACATGCTGCGCGGCCGGGCACATGTGGTGCTCGGCACGCACACTCATGTGCAGACCAGCGATGCCCGTATTCTGGATGGAGTGACCGGGTTCATGACCGACCTGGGCATGTGCGGGCCGGTGGACTCCTGTCTGGGCATGGACAGCGACGCCATTTTGCGGAAATTCCGCACGGGCCGCCCGGAACGGTTTGAGCTGGCGTCGGGCCCGTGCGCTCTGCACGGGGCTCTCGTGGATGTGGATCAGGGCCGGTGCCGGAGCATTGCGGCCTGGAGTTTTGAAGGATAG